A DNA window from Kitasatospora atroaurantiaca contains the following coding sequences:
- a CDS encoding cation:proton antiporter, with protein MSTDQILIGLGLTIVLAVGSQVLASRLRVPALVILLPVGFIGGALTDDLDPNRFLGPAFSPLVSLSVAVILYDAGLGLDLQHLRGHTRRVVVRLLWLGVVITWLFATLFAWLLLDLSRSAAVMLGTILVVSGPTVVGPLLNFVRPVERLQRILTWEGSLIDPIGAILGALVFHTVIASNSTTGHIGSRATQFLESAAVGLAGGAVGIAVLWLLLSRLRLPESLATAVQLATVIGAAAVCDVLRDDTGLIAAVVMGMAVANMPGFDLPTRDPFFETLVQLILGLLFISISATITPQSLRHVVLPALGLVAVLVLVARPLVAVVSTAGTDLSRGERGFVGWMAPRGIVAAATASTFSSGLVAKGIGGASKILPATFMVIVATVSLYGFTAVPAARRLGVRRQARSLPLLVGGARWVVDVGRVLRSGGLDVLMWAGLEQERERIRESGLELAPGELLAAATGQGAELEGITAVLLLTEEDDFNALAATILQGTIEGPVYRLGPPGDSHGVVAPYTGGEVLFGADLTRPALARRYADGSRIVAWPLPDGIPEGHDLLFRVRKDGTLVPVIDGSTPLPEEGDVAILLGPSSRQA; from the coding sequence GTGTCGACTGACCAGATCCTCATCGGGCTCGGCCTGACCATCGTGCTCGCGGTCGGCTCCCAGGTGCTGGCGAGCCGACTGCGGGTCCCGGCGCTCGTGATTCTGCTGCCGGTCGGGTTCATCGGGGGCGCGCTGACCGACGACCTCGATCCCAACCGCTTCCTGGGCCCGGCCTTCTCGCCGCTGGTCTCGCTGTCCGTGGCGGTGATCCTCTACGACGCCGGCCTCGGGCTCGACCTCCAACACCTGAGGGGCCACACCCGACGCGTCGTGGTCAGACTGCTGTGGCTCGGTGTCGTCATCACCTGGCTGTTCGCCACCCTCTTCGCATGGCTGCTGCTCGACCTGTCGCGCAGCGCGGCGGTGATGCTCGGAACGATCCTCGTCGTCTCCGGGCCCACGGTCGTGGGCCCGCTGCTCAACTTCGTCCGGCCGGTCGAGCGGCTGCAGCGCATCCTCACCTGGGAGGGTTCGCTGATCGACCCGATCGGCGCCATTCTGGGGGCCCTGGTCTTCCACACCGTCATCGCGAGCAACAGCACCACCGGACACATCGGCAGTCGCGCCACGCAGTTCCTCGAGAGCGCCGCGGTGGGCCTGGCCGGCGGCGCCGTGGGGATCGCAGTGCTGTGGCTGCTGCTCAGCAGGCTCCGGCTCCCCGAATCGCTCGCCACCGCGGTGCAGCTCGCCACCGTGATCGGCGCGGCCGCCGTCTGCGATGTGCTCCGGGACGACACGGGGCTGATCGCCGCAGTGGTCATGGGCATGGCCGTTGCCAACATGCCGGGATTCGACCTCCCGACGAGGGATCCCTTCTTCGAGACGCTGGTCCAGCTGATCCTGGGGCTGCTGTTCATCTCCATCTCGGCCACCATCACGCCGCAGTCCCTGCGTCACGTGGTGCTCCCGGCGCTCGGGCTGGTCGCCGTCCTGGTGCTCGTCGCCAGACCCCTGGTCGCGGTGGTGTCCACGGCCGGTACGGACCTCAGCCGGGGCGAGCGCGGCTTCGTCGGGTGGATGGCGCCGCGCGGCATCGTGGCCGCGGCAACCGCTTCGACCTTCTCGTCCGGCCTCGTCGCCAAGGGCATCGGCGGGGCCTCGAAGATCCTGCCGGCCACCTTCATGGTCATCGTCGCCACCGTGAGCCTGTACGGGTTCACGGCGGTGCCCGCCGCCAGGCGACTCGGCGTCAGACGCCAGGCCCGCTCGCTGCCGCTGCTGGTCGGCGGTGCCCGGTGGGTGGTGGACGTGGGCCGGGTTCTCAGGTCCGGCGGTCTGGACGTGCTGATGTGGGCCGGCCTGGAGCAGGAGCGCGAGCGGATCAGGGAGTCGGGGCTCGAGCTGGCTCCGGGCGAGCTGCTGGCGGCGGCCACGGGACAGGGCGCGGAGCTGGAGGGGATCACCGCCGTGCTCCTGCTCACCGAGGAGGACGACTTCAATGCGCTCGCCGCAACGATTCTGCAGGGCACCATCGAGGGTCCGGTCTACCGTCTCGGGCCGCCCGGCGACAGCCACGGGGTGGTGGCCCCCTACACGGGCGGCGAGGTCCTGTTCGGTGCCGACCTGACCAGACCGGCGCTGGCCCGCCGCTACGCGGACGGGTCCCGCATCGTGGCGTGGCCCCTGCCGGACGGGATTCCGGAGGGGCACGACCTCCTCTTCCGGGTGCGCAAGGACGGCACGCTCGTACCGGTGATCGACGGCAGCACGCCACTCCCGGAGGAGGGGGACGTCGCGATCCTGCTCGGCCCGTCCTCGCGTCAGGCCTAG
- a CDS encoding sporulation-delaying protein SdpB family protein: MRLDTIVDDQATRLHRHLSRYSARTRWFGIGRSIICFAELTVVLLTPSNALLIPVLSITDGARCDGVRAVSAFCVGDQSSGGEYARWLLVAILLVAASGYRPRWTVIPQTWAVFSIASSISVPDGGESISLIMSMLMVPIALADGRKWHWTKAERPSSPTWHAVSFAAFWAIRLQLAYVYLDTAISKFGVSDWANGTAEYYFLRDNMFGVARPLDGIFLELSKNPVIVVGMTWGALVVELAIAACILSSGQWRKVGLGLDVMLHGMIILTMGLWSFGLVMIGSAVIASTPAVIAPTPALAEPCRGTVLAA, translated from the coding sequence ATGCGCCTAGACACGATTGTCGACGATCAGGCCACTCGCCTGCACCGCCACCTCAGCCGGTACTCGGCCCGGACCAGGTGGTTCGGCATCGGCCGCTCGATCATCTGCTTCGCCGAACTGACCGTTGTCCTGCTGACGCCGTCGAACGCGCTGCTCATTCCCGTCCTGAGCATCACCGACGGAGCACGGTGCGACGGGGTACGCGCCGTCTCGGCCTTCTGTGTCGGGGACCAGTCGTCCGGTGGTGAGTACGCCAGGTGGCTGCTGGTCGCCATCCTCCTGGTGGCCGCCAGCGGGTACCGGCCGCGATGGACCGTCATCCCGCAGACCTGGGCCGTCTTCTCCATCGCGAGCAGCATCTCCGTCCCCGACGGCGGGGAGTCGATCAGCCTGATCATGTCGATGCTGATGGTGCCGATCGCCCTCGCGGACGGCCGCAAGTGGCACTGGACCAAGGCGGAACGTCCCAGCTCTCCGACCTGGCACGCGGTCTCCTTCGCCGCCTTCTGGGCGATCAGACTGCAGCTCGCCTACGTCTACCTCGACACGGCGATCAGCAAGTTCGGAGTGTCCGACTGGGCCAACGGGACGGCCGAGTACTACTTCCTGCGGGACAACATGTTCGGTGTCGCGCGGCCACTGGACGGGATCTTCCTGGAGCTGTCCAAGAATCCCGTGATCGTGGTCGGCATGACCTGGGGTGCTCTGGTCGTCGAACTGGCCATCGCCGCGTGCATCCTCTCCTCGGGCCAGTGGCGAAAGGTCGGACTGGGTCTGGATGTCATGCTGCACGGGATGATCATCCTGACCATGGGGCTGTGGAGCTTCGGCCTGGTGATGATCGGATCCGCAGTCATCGCCTCCACCCCTGCCGTCATCGCCCCCACCCCCGCACTCGCGGAACCGTGCCGGGGTACCGTGCTCGCCGCGTAG